The genomic region TGCTCGTGCAGGTCCTCCGCGTCGGGATCGACATAGAGCAGGCCGGTGACGATCTGTCCCTTGGCGGCGTGCTTTTGCAGGAAGGTTTGGGCGCCGAGCCGGTCGTGCGGATCGTAGTCGGCGTCGATCTTGCGCAGCGCGATCCTGCTGCCGTCATGCTGCTCGACCATTTGCACCGTACCCGGTGCGTAATCCACCGCAATCGGATCGCGGCCGACCAGCACGTCGAGCCGGTTCACCGCGTCATTGTGCTCGCGGACATAGTCGAAGCTCTTGGTCGAGCCGGCATGGTTGTTGAAGGCGATGCAGGGGCTGATCACGTCGATGAACGACGCACCCTTGTGGCGGATCGCGGCCGCGATCAGCGGCACGAGCTGCGTCTTGTCGCCGGAGAACGAGCGCGCGACGAAGGTGGCGCCGAGCTGAAGCGCGATGGCGACGAGGTCGATGGCGTTGTCGGTGTTGGTGACGCCTTTCTTGGACTTCGAGCCGCGGTCGGCGGTCGCCGAGAACTGGCCCTTGGTCAGGCCGTAG from Bradyrhizobium lupini harbors:
- a CDS encoding 2-oxoacid:ferredoxin oxidoreductase subunit beta, giving the protein MTYIAKPKFHHPGLKKNELGYTHRDYEGKISTLCAGCGHDSITASIIEACYELSIEPHRVAKISGIGCSSKTPDYFLGNSHGFNSVHGRMPSVLTGANLANRDLIYLGVSGDGDSASIGFGQFAHSIRRGVNMTYIVENNGVYGLTKGQFSATADRGSKSKKGVTNTDNAIDLVAIALQLGATFVARSFSGDKTQLVPLIAAAIRHKGASFIDVISPCIAFNNHAGSTKSFDYVREHNDAVNRLDVLVGRDPIAVDYAPGTVQMVEQHDGSRIALRKIDADYDPHDRLGAQTFLQKHAAKGQIVTGLLYVDPDAEDLHEHLNTVETPLNTLEADTLCPGSAALDKFNASLR